The following coding sequences are from one Ursus arctos isolate Adak ecotype North America unplaced genomic scaffold, UrsArc2.0 scaffold_23, whole genome shotgun sequence window:
- the CTSW gene encoding cathepsin W: protein MLLLELSSALSAPPAWSVQLPAPSTLAYSTMAPTVYLSCLLALSVAGLAQGVKGSLRNQDPGPQPLELKQVFTLFQIQYNRSYSNPEEYARRLDIFARNLAQAQQLEAEDLGTAEFGVTPFSDLTEEEFGQLYGHRRMVGEAPSVGRKVGSEESGESMPPRCDWRKLKGVISPIKRQENCNCCWAMAVAGNVEALWGIRYNRSVQVSVQELLDCGRCGDGCRGGFVWDAFITVLNNSGLASEQDYPFRGNSKPHKCLAKNYKKVAWIQDFIMLEDNEQRIAWYLATQGPITVTINMKLLQQYQKGVIKATPATCDPRLVDHSVLLVGFGKSKSVAGRRAEAGSSQPHRRNPIPYWILKNSWGAEWGEKGYFRLHRGSNTCGITKYPLTARVDLPAKKRPVSCPH, encoded by the exons ATGCTGCTCTTGGAGCTAAG CTCCGCCCTCTCAGCCCCTCCAGCTTGGTCTGTACAGCTTCCTGCTCCCAGCACTCTCGCCTACAGCACCATGGCACCAACTGTCTAcctttcctgcctcctggccCTGTCGGTGGCAGGCCTGGCCCAAGGCGTCAAGGGCTCCCTCAGGAACCAG GACCCAGGTCCGCAGCCGCTGGAGCTGAAACAGGTCTTCACGTTGTTCCAGATCCAGTACAACCGGAGCTACTCAAACCCAGAAG AGTATGCTCGTCGCCTGGACATCTTTGCACGCAACCTGGCCCAGGCTCAGCAGCTGGAGGCGGAAGACTTGGGCACTGCTGAGTTTGGGGTGACTCCATTCAGTGACCTCACAG AGGAGGAGTTTGGCCAGCTCTACGGGCACCGGAGGATGGTGGGAGAGGCTCCCAGTGTGGGCAGAAAGGTAGGGTCTGAAGAGTCGGGGGAGTCAATGCCCCCCAGATGTGACTGGCGGAAGTTGAAGGGCGTCATCTCACCCATCAAGCGGCAG GAAAACTGCAACTGCTGCTGGGCCATGGCCGTGGCGGGCAACGTCGAGGCCCTTTGGGGCATCAGATACAACCGGTCTGTGCAAGTCTCTGTGCAGG AGCTGCTCGACTGTGGCCGCTGTGGAGATGGCTGCAGGGGCGGCTTCGTCTGGGACGCGTTCATAACTGTCCTCAACAACA GTGGGCTGGCCAGCGAACAGGACTACCCATTCCGGGGGAACAGTAAACCCCACAAGTGCCTGGCCAAGAACTATAAGAAGGTGGCCTGGATCCAGGACTTCATCATGCTGGAGGATAACGAGCAGA GAATCGCCTGGTACCTGGCCACCCAAGGCCCCATCACTGTAACCATCAACATGAAGCTCCTgcag CAATACCAGAAGGGTGTGATCAAGGCCACACCCGCCACCTGCGACCCCCGGCTTGTGGACCATTCTGTCCTGCTTGTGGGTTTTGGGAAGAGCAAGTCAGTGGCGGGGAGGCGGGCAGAGGCAGGCTCATCCCAGCCTCATCGTCGCAACCCAATCCCGTACTGGATCCTGAAGAACTCCTGGGGTGCTGAATGGGGTGAGAAA GGCTATTTCCGGCTGCACCGCGGCAGTAACACTTGCGGCATCACCAAGTACCCGCTCACGGCCCGCGTGGACCTACCGGCGAAGAAGCGCCCAGTGTCCTGTCCTCACTGA
- the FIBP gene encoding acidic fibroblast growth factor intracellular-binding protein codes for MTSELDIFVGNTTLIDEDVYRLWLDGYSVSDAVALRVRSGILEQTGATAAVLQSDTMDHYRTFHMLERLLHAPPKLLHQLIFQIPPSRQALLIERYYAFDEAFVREVLGKKLSKGTKKDLDDISTKTGITLKSCRRQFDNFKRVFKVVEEMRGSLVDNIQQHFLLSDRLARDYAAIVFFANNRFETGKKKLQYLSFGDFAYCAELMIQNWTLGAVDSQVDDMDVDLDKEFLQDLKELKMLVADKDLLDLHKSLVCTALRGKLGVFSEMEANFKNLSRGLVNVAAKLTHNKDVRDLFVDLVEKFVEPCRSDHWPLSDVRLFLNQYSASVHSLDGFRHQALWDRYMGTLRGCLLRLYHD; via the exons ATGACCAGCGAGCTGGACATCTTCGTGGGGAACACGACCCTCATCGACGAAGACGTGTATCGCCTCTGGCTGGATGGTTACTCGG TGAGCGACGCGGTGGCCCTGAGGGTGCGCTCGGGAATCCTGGAGCAGACGGGCGCCACGGCCGCGGTGCTGCAGAGCGACACCATGGACCACTACCGTACTTTCCACATGCTCGAGCGCCTGCTGCACGCACCGCCCAAGCTGTTGCACCAGCTCATCTTCCAGATCCCTCCGTCCCGACAGGCGCTGCTCATCGAGAG GTACTATGCCTTTGACGAGGCCTTTGTGCGGGAGGTCCTGGGCAAGAAGCTGTCCAAGGGCACCAAGAAAGACCTGGACGACATCAGCACCAAAACAGGCATCACCCTCAAGAGCTGCCGGAGACAA TTTGACAACTTTAAGCGAGTCTTCAAGGTGGTGGAGGAAATGCGGGGCTCCCTGGTGGATAACATTCAGCAACACTTCCTCCTGTCCGACCGGTTGGCCAG GGACTACGCGGCCATCGTCTTCTTTGCCAACAACCGCTttgagacaggaaagaaaaaactgcAGTATCTGAGCTTTGGCGACTTTGCCTACTGTGCTGAACTCATGATCCAGAACTGGACCCTCGGTGCCGTTG ACTCCCAGGTGGATGACATGGATGTGGATCTAGACAAGGAATTTCTCCAGGACTTGAAGGAGCTCAAGATGCTTGTGGCTGACAAGGACCTTCTGGACCTGCACAAGAG CCTGGTGTGTACTGCACTTCGGGGAAAGCTTGGTGTCTTCTCTGAGATGGAAGCCAACTTCAAG AACCTGTCCCGTGGGCTGGTGAACGTGGCTGCCAAGCTGACCCACAACAAGGATGTCCGAGACCTGTTTGTGGACCTCGTGGAGAAG TTCGTGGAGCCCTGCCGTTCTGACCACTGGCCTCTGAGTGACGTGCGGCTCTTCTTGAATCAGTATTCGGCATCTGTCCACTCCCTGGATGGCTTCCG GCACCAGGCCCTCTGGGACCGCTACATGGGCACCCTCCGTGGCTGCCTCCTGCGCCTCTATCATGACTGA
- the CCDC85B gene encoding coiled-coil domain-containing protein 85B, with product MEGEAGGLEELTDEEMAALGKEELVRRLRREEAARLAALVQRGRLMQEVNRQLQGHLGEIRELKQLNRRLQAENRELRDLCCFLDSERQRGRRAARQWQLFGTQASRAVREDLGGCWQKLAELEGRQEELLRENLALKELCLALGEEWGPRGGPGGAGGSSTGPTPELALPPCGPRDLGDGSSSTGSVGSPDQLPLACSPDD from the coding sequence ATGGAGGGCGAGGCGGGCGGCCTGGAGGAGCTGACGGACGAGGAGATGGCGGCGCTGGGCAAGGAAGAGCTGGTGCGGCGCCTGCGGCGGGAGGAGGCGGCGCGCCTGGCGGCTCTGGTGCAGCGCGGCCGCCTCATGCAGGAGGTGAATCGGCAGCTGCAGGGTCACCTGGGCGAGATCCGCGAGCTCAAGCAGCTCAACCGGCGCTTACAGGCCGAGAACCGTGAGCTACGCGACCTCTGCTGCTTCCTGGACTCGGAGCGCCAGCGCGGGCGGCGCGCCGCGCGCCAGTGGCAGCTCTTCGGGACCCAAGCATCCCGAGCCGTGCGCGAGGACTTGGGCGGTTGTTGGCAGAAGCTGGCCGAGCTTGAGGGCCGCCAGGAGGAGCTGCTGCGGGAGAACCTGGCGCTTAAGGAGCTCTGCCTGGCTCTGGGCGAGGAGTGGGGCCCCCGGGGCGGCCCCGGCGGCGCTGGGGGCTCAAGCACTGGGCCGACACCCGAGCTCGCCTTGCCCCCCTGCGGGCCCCGCGACTTGGGCGATGGAAGCTCCAGCACCGGCAGCGTGGGCAGTCCGGATCAGTTGCCCCTAGCCTGCTCCCCAGATGACTGA